The genome window GAAAGACGAAACAAAATCCACTCCTAAAGTCAAATATAATTTCTCCCTAAGATATCACCACAAATgagtgataattttttttttttgcctacAAGTTCGTTTTTCACTTATTGCTGGCAACCACTATACAAAGACACCCAATTATGTTGTCCCGCAACTTGATCAAAATGGCCACCACTACTAAAGAGTGTAAGAAAATTCCACAAAGACAATGACCTCGTACAAAAAACACCATAATATGAACTATAAATAGCCAGTTTTGTTTAGTATCATCCCACCATGAATGATCAATGTCTACCTTGTATAGTACGGATTGTGTTATAGGTTAGAAAATGATGTTttataattggttaaatttcatgattagtccctatactatgtaTGAATTGTACAACTTTcgatctttttcctttttaaattttaaaatttcggcATTTAATTAAGTGTAGCTTTTATTGTTATTTCCAATACCTTATGtgacaaacatattatcatgtgGAAATGTTATATTAGCTCAAGGGTGGTGCCACGAGGCTGGTGGGGGGctagaaaatttaacttttaccccttcataatctataaaattttaagttaatataaggtaaaattgtactttgactcccaaaaatgataaaattttgatttagtcctttaaaaaatcataaagatataggctattaaaatgatgaaattacatttaaactcataaaaatatacaacttaattctaacccctcaaaaaaaaatttttgattttgccCCCATGCGagcttattatttttacatattactcaCCAAAGAAGTCAATTAATGGATTTAATGGGTGTTGTTTGCGTTAcgactaaaaattcaaaattctaaaagtataaggactaagaATGATCAATTTGGAGAAGATGGAATAAATCTACAAGATTTTGCATAGTACAACTAGACGAATTTAACTGCTATCGTTTgagttaaaattgaaaattgaaaattcgaaaagtacaaaaattaaaattgaccaaattaaattataaatgctAAACTTACAACTTATGCATAATATAAGGAGTAATAGCAGATGTTGATCTTAGCTCAATGGCAATGTTGAGAGTCGAGAATTGAGGTCAAGGTTTGACCCTCCTAAAAttgaaacttttaattttaaatcccttaaaaataataaaaattttgatataagcctaaaagctataaaaatataaaccacTACAGCAAtcgaattatattttaactctcataaaaatatataacatagTTCCGATCAtagaaaaaattcctaatttacCCGTAAAAAAATTCCGAGTTTGAGTGACACATTATATAAATGCGTAAATTCTCCTATTGGTAATTTAAAAGGAAAGCAGGAGCAAGGGAATTTATACCTCGTATTGTTTTTGTCTGAAGAATGAAAAGCTGGGTGCTACTAGGAATCACAAATTTTATCACCAACAAGGACAAAAGAGATTAAGGAACATGTCTTGTAATTCTCTTTTTCTGCAAAAGAACTGACAGCCTAACAATGAACAATATCTATCAGCTCATGTGCGGTAGAGATTGAATTGCAGGTTACACAAGATGcttaatcattcaattcatgagTGACCAAAGGAGCACGCTATCTGGTCTGCTTTTGAAACCCTTGTTTTTTATTCCATAATTAGATTTCATcaggaataatttaattttaatctcgattaagttggacccaaaactcaaattttgggTGACCCAAATTGATTCAAAACAGTAGGTATTTATAGCCCAAAACTTGGATAGGAATTAATGTGGGTTTTCAAGTTTATGGCAGCATTCTAGACGCTTATTAAATCACATTTGCTTCTTTACACTTGTATAATAATACACGTGTCACTGTCAAGTTGTTCCGTTTAGTAAAGTACCGagattaatttacctatttattagtaaaaaaacaaaatatcatttaagCCTCAAGAGTACTTTTACCAACTAAAGCCTCCATTTctgtaaattttgttttaagaatGAAACTAGCTCGATGttgataatttatgtttaaattttaatcccaATAGATATCAGCTAGTATTTCTGactgtatatatataacctcTAAAAATACTACTAGCGGCATACATATCagacaaaagaaaaaacctCCATTAATACAAgctcttgttttgtttttctttttcctagtTCTTTCTCTCTGGTTTATCTTGTTTCTGGTCCTTCGTGTGTTTAACATCCTTAGCATGTGTCGTGTCTTCTTGTTTAGATTCCGGACTGTTATGATATATTATAAGACTATGCCGGCTGTCGAAATCTTTAACGAACTGCTTCATTTTCATCTCCGCACCCGAACCCGAACCTGTTTCATCTTCATGTAATAACCCTTTGATTGCTTCAGGCATAGGTTGATCTTTCATCACACTTCTCCAGTATTCCCCTGGTTCTTTTCTTGCATGGTTGAGATTTGCAAACTGtccaaaaaaaacataattaataaaccaaaaaaataaaaaaataaatgatttttattgaatattttgatggaaaaaatataaactataccAGGAGAAGAAAGCAGAAAATAAGGATAGCAATGGAAGTCTTCATTATCTTTTTTGCTATTCTGTTTTGTAAAGCTTTGCAATTCAGTAACCCGTTTTATAGAGGTATTAGGTAAAGGGACAAGGAAGTgattattataactttttttttggtttcacTGTTTTATTgaacaatcaattaaataagtagtattttttttttataaaattatctttgcatGATAATTTGCTGTGAATCTGTCGGTCAGGGACCATTGATGTaaagtttaatataatataaaatagagCCCCAAGATTTTAGAGTCCAATGGCAACATTTTCAGGGGTTTCACCACCTCTCTCCTTGACATGACACAAACAATGAGAGATTGAATCTGCTTTGACCTATGGGAAAAAAATGGGCACATCTAGTAGTTAAGGATTGGACTGTGTGTGATTACTTTTAAATCTTCTAAACTGGattcattctttttgaaagaaatttttagaatattatCCGTTGAGCAGTCGACTAAACTGAACTTCCTGGCAACTTCTTACCAATAATTAATATCATACTTTCCCATGATGGTAGAGAGACGTGTAAGCTGCGTGCTTGGTAGTAAAGgtgaagttaaaaattttataactattaaagagattaaagctataattttccattttaagcgGGGTTAGGGCCCTTACCTTCGCCCCTGCTTCGTAGGGTTTGAACTCCAAACCCGTAACATATAGATCATTATGGAGAGATTCAGCCAACTATCCAACGGAtcatactttaaaaatttattctaaaagaGTCTGTCtctctattttaaaatgttattcttttaaaaatttgtgtCACTTTCAGTGGTAGACAATGTTCTACACGTTTTAATGGGAAGCATAgttgaaatttgtatatatggTGGGAGAGGAACTAATGAAACCTAAAAGCACTAACCTTTTTTAGAGGTCCAAAAACAAAGACAGAGCTGATAAGATATTCAAAGTTTCAaaatctcttcttcttcctcttttttttttccctcaaaTCCTATCagattttcttgtttttaaaaCTCTATATCTAGAACTGGAATCTCATTTGTCACCAGTTGTACTTGATTAAATTAAGTAATATCTGCAAATCTGTACAGAATATATGCTCCCAACAGCAAACAAGGTTGTAATAATACGCACTTTATGGCAGATGGATAGAATTTAGAAATGGGGTCTGTAAGTGGAACATTATCACTATCATGCTATACAATTTAGAGGTAGTGATGATGTACCAAACACTAATTTAAGTAAGCAGCAAAAGTCCCTTTTTAGTGTTTGGTTGACTTAACTAAATGGGCATTtgtcttaaaagaaaaataaattaattaatcatttcaGCAACTTCTAATGGCTGATGCCTCAGCAAACATGGTTAGGTGTTTTTTTATCAACAGTTGATGTAAGGTCCTTTTCCTATCATTTAATCTTAAATGGTGAACAAATTCAGGACCATTGAGTTCTTAAGTTGACTCTCAAAACCAACATACTTAGCTGCAAAAACATGGAGATCAATTTTAacacacacatatacatatatttatggTAAAACTACAATAGAGGCCCTTGTATTAAGAGccggattgcattttgtcctctctactcaaaaaataggcaaattagtccctatacattagataaagagtaaattggtcattttgtaaaaatttcatccatttttattgttacaAACTCGTCTATGTACGTCAGTGTAAGGtattgtttggttattttattagcCATGCCAGTTTTTAATAGAATTGACCCAATTTGCTTTTTGGTCTGATATATAGAagttaattttccattttttgaataaaggtggtaaaa of Gossypium raimondii isolate GPD5lz chromosome 3, ASM2569854v1, whole genome shotgun sequence contains these proteins:
- the LOC105795479 gene encoding organ-specific protein P4; this encodes MKTSIAILIFCFLLLFANLNHARKEPGEYWRSVMKDQPMPEAIKGLLHEDETGSGSGAEMKMKQFVKDFDSRHSLIIYHNSPESKQEDTTHAKDVKHTKDQKQDKPERKN